Proteins from a genomic interval of Arvicanthis niloticus isolate mArvNil1 chromosome 26, mArvNil1.pat.X, whole genome shotgun sequence:
- the Sh2d7 gene encoding SH2 domain-containing protein 7, translating into MEGGPEQLHLGKALEEADGRALAEIQELALKWFMETQAPSILQNGALPPWFHGFITRKQTEQLLRDKALGSFLIRLSDRAVGYILSYRGSDRCRHFVINQLRNRRYLVSGDTLSHSTLDELLRHYQEVQLEPFGETLAAACPRLEENDLYDAINTGLQQTNLGLEIPGMGFPSVLPDKATSPRLPAKPQVSFLHTKKALDMSSPSVSDEESAEVPTRVPPVPQRSPSLLDESSAGPSDIIYTDLKKMNRAQLGLGTEVWGRHKPVPAGSLACSPGRESSRKLSEEDQNRPNSPGLAPSGVKPDQGSTMPYTSLGFSLSPSSEALGSRATSWRQGFLKLSHEAQSSSEGSSTDTCQLVETSGLRQEGRDRPDQKGSTYEQIPTCWHGTSKPPYPSISPTYSQLSVPMDYGYEKISGTSKLPEPGNTYEQIPAAKNKDTGRVHKPDKFRRLFFTDKKHKF; encoded by the exons ATGGAGGGTGGCCCAGAGCAGCTCCATCTGGGCAAGGCACTAGAGGAGGCAGATGGGCGGGCCTTGGCTGAAATCCAGGAGCTGGCTCTGAAGTGGTTCATGGAGACACAGGCCCCATCTATCCTACAGAATGGAGCTCTGCCCCCCTGGTTTCATGGATTCATCACTCGCAA ACAGACAGAGCAGCTACTCAGGGACAAAGCTCTCGGATCCTTCCTCATCCGTCTCAGTGACCGGGCTGTCGGCTACATCTTGTCTTACAG GGGTAGTGATCGCTGCCGCCATTTTGTCATCAACCAGCTGCGAAATCGACGTTACCTTGTCTCGGGAGACACCCTCAGCCACAGCACCCTGGATGAGCTCTTACGCCATTACCAGGAGGTGCAGCTTGAGCCTTTTGGGGAAACCCTTGCTGCTGCTTGCCCACGG CTAGAGGAAAATGATCTATACGATGCCATCAACACCGGCCTCCAGCAGACTAATCTAGGCCTGGAAATTCCAGGCATGGGATTTCCCAGCGTGCTTCCTGACAAGGCCACCAGTCCCCGCCTTCCTGCAAAGCCCCAGGTCTCCTTCCTGCACACAAAGAAAGCCCTAGACATGAGTTCCCCGTCTGTCTCGGATGAGGAGAGTGCAGAG GTACCCACTAGAGTGCCCCCAGTTCCCCAGAGGAGTCCCTCTCTTCTGGATGAGTCTTCTGCAGGCCCTAGTGACATCATCTACACAGACTTGAAGAAGATGAACCGGGCACAGCTGGGCCTGGGCACAGAGGTATGGGGCAGGCACAAGCCAGTTCCAGCTGGAAGTTTGGCTTGTTCCCCAGGCAGGGAGTCCTCAAGAAAACTCTCAGAGGAAGATCAGAACAGGCCCAATAGCCCAGGACTTGCCCCATCTGGAGTGAAGCCAGACCAAGGCTCCACAATGCCTTATACGTCCTTGGGATTTTCCCTGTCCCCCAGTTCTGAGGCCCTGGGATCACGGGCTACTTCTTGGAGGCAGGGGTTTCTAAAACTGAGCCATGAGGCTCAGTCCTCCTCTGAAGGCAGCTCTACAGATACCTGCCAGCTGGTTGAGACATCAGGCCTACGACAAGAGGGTAGGGACAGACCAGACCAAAAAGGCAGTACTTACGAGCAGATCCCAACCTGCTGGCATGGCACTTCCAAGCCCCCATACCCCAGCATCAGTCCCACATACAGCCAACTATCAGTGCCGATGGACTATGGCTATGAGAAGATTTCAGGGACCTCGAAGCTCCCAGAACCAGGGAACACCTATGAGCAAATTCCAGCCGCCAAGAACAAGGACACTGGACGAGTGCACAAG cctgacAAGTTCCGGAGGCTCTTCTTCACAGACAAGAAGCACAAATTCTGA